DNA sequence from the Paraburkholderia azotifigens genome:
TGCCCGCGCTGCTGGGTCACGACGTGCCGGGCCAGTTGATGAAAGCCGGCCGCAATTGCGACGTGCATCCCGTGCCCGATTACGTACGCAGTATCTGAGCGCATTCCCTTCGACAACTACATCACATGACCAGCCGGCGAAATCGACTGGCAAAGGAGACACAACATGAGCACACCGGGCGCAGTCGCGGCGGACGGCCGCGATGACAAGCTATCGGCAACCGCCGACATCATCAAGAAGGTCGCGTGGCGGCTGATGCCGCTCATCATGATCTGCTACCTGTTCGCTTTCTTCGACCGCATCAACATCAGCTTCGCGAAGTTCCAGCTGCAAACCGACCTCGGCTTCTCGGATACGGCATATGGCCTCGGCGCGAGTCTCTTCGTGATCGGCTACGTGCTGTTCGAAGTGCCCAGCAATATGCTGCTGTACAAGGTTGGCGCGCGTAAGTGGATTGCGCGGATCATGATTTCGTGGGGTCTCGCGACGGCCGCGATGGTGTTCGTGCAGAACGAATGGCAGTTCTATGGCTTGCGCTTTCTGATCGGTGCAATGGAAGCGGGTTTTGCGCCAGGCGTGCTCTACTATCTGACGCTGTGGTTTCCGGCGAGCCATCGCGGGCGCATCACATCGCTGCTGTTTCTTGCCTCGGCGTTCTCAGGCCTTGTCGGCGCGCCGCTGTCGGGTCTCGTGCTCGGTCAGATGGACGGAGTGTTCGGCATTCGCGGCTGGCATTGGCTCTTCATGCTCGGCGGTCTGCCGTGCATCGTGCTCGGCATTCTCGTGCTCAAGGTGCTGAAGGATCGCATCGAAGACGCGGGCTGGCTGTCGGCTTCGGAGAAGACCTATCTGTCGAGCCAGATCGCTCAACAGGCGCAACCGACGACGCACGGTCATTCGCTGCTCGGCGCGATCCGCACGCCTGGCTTCCTGACGCTCGGTCTGATCTATTTCCTCATCCAGATCGCTTCGTATGGCCTCAACTTCTGGGCGCCGCATCTGATCCGCAGCGCGGGTACGCAAAACCCGACGATCATCGGTCTGCTGACG
Encoded proteins:
- a CDS encoding MFS transporter — encoded protein: MSTPGAVAADGRDDKLSATADIIKKVAWRLMPLIMICYLFAFFDRINISFAKFQLQTDLGFSDTAYGLGASLFVIGYVLFEVPSNMLLYKVGARKWIARIMISWGLATAAMVFVQNEWQFYGLRFLIGAMEAGFAPGVLYYLTLWFPASHRGRITSLLFLASAFSGLVGAPLSGLVLGQMDGVFGIRGWHWLFMLGGLPCIVLGILVLKVLKDRIEDAGWLSASEKTYLSSQIAQQAQPTTHGHSLLGAIRTPGFLTLGLIYFLIQIASYGLNFWAPHLIRSAGTQNPTIIGLLTAVPYICGAICMVVVGRLSDATGERRKFVSVLLVMAAIGFFAAGYFDKQTVMLVVALAVLGAGVIASIPAFWALPPKLVSGAGAAGGIALINTLGQLGGIVSPVMVGRVRDVTGSTTPALYVIGGLSLICALIILYGLPQSLRQKDHTGRAGV